Proteins encoded within one genomic window of Sediminispirochaeta bajacaliforniensis DSM 16054:
- a CDS encoding Ig-like domain-containing protein has product MKRLRHLLPVCLLIYLSGGLLACNLFFFPDYDEIEYFPSGSYDLLPEGRFPTISFDFGVDRYSVEDIFSVSDFEGKLEGRYSWEKRNVSFLPDEGFIPGRRYSLVFSGKFLDDKGRTYTVSKTIVFFYAAEEGSVPAITEIIPAPGSTISGESQLSFRFSVPMDDTSVAEGLDISPSIAYQHSWQEEDTLLLIFPEDEWENLTLYHITIDEDLTDSRGVPYPAESQFSFFVDDDDDAPTILYVSVAENSWTAASPFAVLSEDLNDLRYHDAIRIGFSETMDQDSVEEGFSISPNCPGTTFWIADPSAEYPDRNALVFIPEQGYTMGQEYLLEIEAEVTDEHQIPMGIDVKKTFTPNIPLLELSAIEGVAPGNSFSLTSYSSSQAQSIGSSEPSPFDYTFRFRFSRPFAQVEEKAAVQEKISIAEIFSSSGSPSPAAYSWQDDYTLTATYTNFRSSSSGEHYYLMTIAGGSSGIANNEGSFLSQSIEQLLVVPKP; this is encoded by the coding sequence ATGAAGAGGCTCCGGCACCTATTACCGGTCTGCTTATTGATCTATCTGTCGGGAGGTCTGTTGGCCTGCAACCTCTTTTTTTTCCCCGATTATGATGAGATCGAATACTTTCCCTCAGGTTCATACGACCTGCTTCCCGAGGGGCGGTTCCCCACCATTTCCTTTGATTTCGGGGTAGACAGGTACAGCGTTGAGGATATATTCTCCGTCTCCGATTTTGAGGGAAAACTCGAGGGGCGATATAGCTGGGAAAAAAGAAACGTCTCATTTCTTCCAGACGAAGGTTTTATTCCGGGCAGGCGCTACAGTCTCGTTTTTTCAGGAAAGTTCCTGGATGATAAGGGAAGGACATATACGGTCAGTAAGACGATTGTCTTTTTTTATGCCGCAGAGGAGGGATCTGTCCCTGCAATCACAGAGATTATTCCTGCACCCGGATCGACTATTTCGGGAGAAAGCCAGCTTTCCTTTCGTTTTTCCGTCCCAATGGATGATACAAGTGTGGCCGAGGGGCTGGACATCAGTCCCTCCATAGCGTATCAGCATAGCTGGCAAGAGGAAGATACGCTGCTTCTGATCTTTCCCGAGGATGAATGGGAAAACCTCACCCTGTATCACATCACCATCGATGAAGATCTTACAGACAGCAGGGGGGTACCCTATCCGGCGGAGAGCCAGTTCAGCTTTTTTGTCGACGATGACGACGATGCCCCCACCATTCTCTATGTAAGTGTTGCAGAAAATAGTTGGACAGCTGCCAGCCCTTTTGCCGTTCTCAGCGAAGATCTCAACGACCTTCGTTACCACGATGCAATCAGGATAGGATTTTCCGAGACCATGGACCAGGATTCGGTGGAAGAGGGTTTTTCCATCTCCCCCAATTGCCCCGGAACCACATTCTGGATCGCTGATCCTTCCGCAGAGTATCCCGATCGCAACGCCTTGGTTTTCATTCCCGAACAGGGATACACCATGGGCCAGGAATATCTGCTGGAAATAGAGGCGGAGGTCACAGACGAACATCAGATTCCCATGGGGATCGATGTCAAGAAAACATTTACTCCCAATATTCCCCTTCTCGAACTCTCGGCCATAGAGGGGGTGGCCCCTGGTAACTCCTTCAGCCTCACTTCATACTCAAGCAGCCAGGCCCAGAGTATCGGGAGCTCCGAGCCTTCTCCATTCGACTATACCTTCCGCTTCCGCTTTTCCCGCCCCTTTGCTCAGGTGGAAGAAAAAGCGGCCGTGCAGGAAAAGATATCCATAGCCGAAATTTTCTCCTCATCCGGCAGTCCCTCTCCCGCTGCATACTCCTGGCAGGATGATTACACCCTCACCGCCACCTATACCAATTTCCGCTCTTCCAGTAGCGGCGAACACTACTATCTCATGACTATTGCCGGTGGATCATCGGGAATAGCCAATAACGAAGGGAGTTTCCTTTCGCAAAGCATCGAACAGCTTCTGGTGGTGCCAAAGCCATGA
- a CDS encoding efflux RND transporter periplasmic adaptor subunit: MNLNRFFTLSAAALLLVLSSCSRQSSAAATVIDEEVTERVSVAEVNEETIRSEFSSFGTVSYLDKADVSSLVEGTVVRLLVDEGDRVTKGELLALIDTEELDIKQSEAEAEIVSAEAAVELARQQLEDGKKQIEAKFISIKNAEAKIGQLKAELEQVSRNYENKKQLFEIEGVTAEELQSLLVQKKSAETELFTAEGELAIQNIGFRDIDITQAGLSVPQDEEERIKVLIEVNTRTLQAELTVAEARLHAARSNLQSVNLLISRSEIRAPIQGVIAAKNIYLGEKASTETPLFTIFSQNALIVQAEIPEQETRFIQKGQRVEIRSDLSDRCYTGTLYFIAPYANAESRTTAAKIRLDDSSSLRPGMFVRLTIETGIPYSALVVPVSALIKEETGTYLFLVRNSRLFKTQIEVAKEEDDRAVISSGISQGDIVAVTPGADFSDGMEVEVLP; the protein is encoded by the coding sequence ATGAACCTGAACCGTTTTTTTACCCTTTCCGCCGCGGCCTTGCTCCTGGTCCTCTCCTCTTGTTCCCGTCAATCATCCGCTGCGGCGACAGTAATCGACGAGGAGGTCACTGAACGGGTCTCGGTTGCAGAGGTTAACGAGGAAACGATCCGATCGGAGTTTTCCTCGTTCGGCACCGTTTCCTACCTCGACAAGGCCGATGTTTCCTCTCTGGTGGAAGGGACGGTGGTCCGTTTGTTGGTGGATGAGGGAGATCGTGTTACAAAGGGTGAGCTTTTGGCGCTTATCGATACCGAAGAGCTGGATATCAAGCAAAGCGAGGCGGAAGCAGAAATCGTATCGGCAGAGGCAGCGGTTGAGCTGGCAAGGCAACAGCTGGAAGACGGAAAGAAACAAATAGAGGCGAAATTCATCTCGATAAAAAATGCCGAAGCAAAGATCGGGCAACTGAAGGCCGAGCTGGAACAGGTCAGCAGGAATTATGAGAACAAGAAGCAGCTTTTTGAGATTGAAGGAGTGACGGCTGAAGAACTCCAGAGCCTCCTGGTTCAGAAAAAGAGTGCGGAAACCGAGCTTTTTACCGCCGAGGGAGAGCTGGCCATCCAGAATATCGGTTTTCGCGACATCGATATTACACAAGCAGGCTTGAGTGTTCCGCAAGATGAAGAGGAACGGATCAAGGTCTTGATCGAAGTAAATACCAGGACCCTTCAGGCCGAGCTTACCGTTGCCGAGGCCCGTCTGCATGCGGCCAGGTCAAATCTTCAAAGTGTAAACCTCCTTATATCCCGCTCGGAAATACGCGCTCCCATACAAGGGGTTATCGCTGCAAAGAATATCTATCTCGGAGAGAAAGCAAGCACCGAGACTCCCCTGTTTACCATCTTTTCACAAAACGCTCTCATTGTTCAGGCGGAAATTCCGGAACAGGAGACTCGCTTTATACAAAAGGGACAAAGGGTGGAAATTCGTAGCGATCTATCCGACAGGTGCTATACGGGAACACTGTACTTCATCGCCCCCTATGCAAACGCCGAAAGCAGAACAACGGCAGCGAAAATTCGTCTCGACGATTCTTCGTCTCTTCGACCGGGTATGTTCGTTCGTCTGACCATCGAAACAGGGATACCGTACAGCGCTCTTGTCGTACCAGTCTCGGCCCTTATCAAGGAGGAAACGGGGACGTATCTTTTTCTGGTCAGAAATTCGAGACTGTTTAAAACCCAAATAGAGGTAGCGAAAGAGGAAGATGATAGGGCCGTTATTTCGTCGGGAATAAGCCAGGGGGATATCGTCGCAGTCACTCCCGGGGCCGATTTCTCTGACGGTATGGAGGTGGAGGTTCTGCCATGA
- a CDS encoding TolC family protein, producing MILFAALLFSMFHTPVLCAQELSSISPHEAIELALSRSDEINYRSIDREIARAKIAIQKRNFLPSLGIDYSQSDSVSYDSADSRIKKATFSVDQLLYDGGQLAYQYRNLRSQLYLSDIETDEIKEQLALQVITICTNLLKNKRILEIQSATREIVLKQITIARQEHRLGMITELDLLEMEAQLGEIDLSLASTRQDEKRYIFQLSRILEIPPDSLPSIRGRINPDYHGFLLVGKNLEKEIERYASLALYQNSDLQKLLIQLENARTTRDQTRRSWIPSINAELELSMSGEELPLSEFGYSLGMVFTFNLPAFPFKTDVSAGKTNPQERSIGNSSSVQLFDNLQGFISGREASLQLAKGYSSYEDRQRNLRFDIEEALTDIDHQMNTISLTQRRMEISRREISILQKEVELGEATRIDLIEEQVSLTQQEAKLIESFVDLYNSEATFLQSCGVRGIAETVKEIIV from the coding sequence ATGATCCTGTTTGCGGCCCTTCTTTTCAGCATGTTCCACACACCCGTGCTCTGTGCCCAGGAACTATCGTCGATATCACCCCACGAAGCCATAGAGCTTGCCCTGTCCCGAAGTGACGAGATCAATTACCGGAGTATAGACAGGGAAATTGCCAGGGCAAAGATCGCAATACAGAAAAGGAACTTTCTCCCGAGTCTCGGAATCGATTACTCCCAAAGTGATTCGGTAAGCTACGACAGTGCGGATTCCCGTATCAAAAAGGCGACATTTTCCGTCGATCAGCTGCTCTACGACGGAGGACAGCTCGCCTATCAGTATAGGAACCTGAGGTCGCAGCTCTATCTTAGCGACATAGAAACCGATGAGATAAAAGAACAGCTGGCCCTGCAGGTAATCACCATCTGCACAAATCTCTTGAAAAACAAGAGGATTCTGGAGATACAATCGGCAACAAGAGAGATCGTCCTCAAACAAATAACCATTGCACGGCAGGAACATCGCCTCGGCATGATTACCGAGCTTGATCTGCTTGAGATGGAGGCCCAGCTGGGAGAAATCGACCTCTCCCTTGCCTCAACCCGTCAGGATGAAAAGCGTTACATCTTTCAATTGTCGAGAATCCTGGAAATTCCTCCGGACAGCCTGCCTTCTATCAGGGGAAGGATAAACCCCGACTACCATGGTTTTCTTCTTGTGGGGAAAAATCTTGAAAAGGAGATCGAACGATATGCAAGCCTTGCGCTTTATCAAAACAGCGACCTGCAGAAACTGCTCATCCAGCTTGAAAATGCAAGGACGACAAGAGATCAGACACGACGATCATGGATCCCATCAATCAATGCGGAACTGGAGCTTTCTATGTCGGGGGAAGAGCTTCCGCTTTCCGAATTCGGTTACAGTCTCGGCATGGTTTTTACCTTCAACCTTCCGGCTTTTCCGTTCAAAACAGATGTGAGCGCGGGAAAGACAAATCCACAGGAACGATCTATAGGAAACAGCTCCTCTGTTCAGCTTTTCGATAATCTGCAGGGCTTCATATCGGGGCGTGAAGCCTCCCTGCAGCTGGCTAAAGGCTATTCTTCCTACGAAGATCGCCAGCGAAATCTTCGATTCGACATCGAAGAGGCCCTTACCGATATCGATCATCAGATGAATACGATCTCCCTCACACAGAGGCGGATGGAAATCTCCCGCAGAGAAATTTCCATCCTGCAAAAGGAGGTTGAATTGGGAGAGGCAACACGAATCGACCTTATCGAAGAGCAGGTATCCCTTACACAACAGGAGGCAAAGCTCATCGAAAGTTTCGTCGATCTCTACAATTCGGAAGCTACATTCCTTCAGTCCTGCGGCGTAAGGGGCATAGCAGAGACGGTGAAAGAGATTATTGTATGA
- a CDS encoding tetratricopeptide repeat protein, producing the protein MKKRSRFSVIATAMYLCICGFLLLVFSSCSPSVPSEQAATRYVEGKRRYQNGDYRTARDIFVSVHHDYPHFSQNSVMLGKSCFFLGETDEAISYLEEVAGKRPEHIDAVKWLCRSYLAAGNPQKAIEYVQKSLSLSSEDYELQFLLAKAYRADGHIDKALKAYSRAEASLQRGVELYIETGELYRSLGLWEPSLQQYKKAADFAGPESSLRPALDTIIKTLESGETE; encoded by the coding sequence TTGAAAAAAAGAAGTCGTTTTTCGGTTATAGCAACCGCAATGTACCTGTGTATATGCGGATTCCTGTTATTAGTTTTCTCATCATGTTCGCCTTCCGTCCCTTCTGAGCAGGCAGCTACGCGCTATGTCGAGGGGAAGCGGCGGTATCAAAACGGCGACTACCGTACCGCCCGAGATATCTTCGTATCTGTCCATCATGACTACCCCCATTTTTCTCAGAACAGTGTCATGCTCGGAAAAAGCTGTTTTTTCCTTGGAGAAACCGATGAGGCCATATCCTACCTTGAAGAGGTGGCCGGAAAGCGGCCCGAACACATCGATGCGGTAAAATGGCTCTGTCGAAGCTATCTGGCCGCAGGAAACCCGCAAAAGGCCATCGAGTATGTGCAGAAGTCCCTGAGCCTTTCGTCTGAGGATTACGAACTGCAGTTCCTGCTGGCAAAGGCGTACCGGGCTGACGGCCACATCGATAAGGCCTTAAAGGCTTATAGCCGTGCCGAGGCCTCCCTGCAAAGAGGGGTGGAACTCTATATAGAGACGGGAGAGCTCTATCGGAGTCTCGGCCTATGGGAGCCGAGTCTGCAACAATATAAAAAGGCCGCCGATTTTGCGGGGCCTGAGAGTTCGCTTCGTCCTGCACTCGATACCATCATAAAAACGCTCGAATCGGGGGAAACCGAATGA